Below is a genomic region from Rhodohalobacter sp. 614A.
ACTTCACCATATTTGGGATATCCCTGGCTCCGGGTATTCTTAACCTGAGGCGGGTGGTTTCTATGACGGGAAGTGAATCCAATGTTGTACAGCGTGGATGTGGTGAATGGATTTTAAAGCAAGTTGTTCATCAAACCTTGGTTAAAAATAGATAGTAGCTGAAAAATTACAGCCAAGCAAGAAATGTAAAGTAAAAGTCGGGCGTGGAATGAATTTTACGGACCAGCCAAATTATCCAACTCTGAAAGCAACGTTTTTGTCGACTGATTTATCCTTGTAACCATTTCAGCAAAATAGGCCATGTCCACCTTGTAAACAGCCAGTAACACAAATATGGAATTCCCAGGATCAGGACAAGGGCAATGGCGCCTTTAAAAAACCACCCGGTTATTGTTACAAATAAAGGTGGATCAGGTATTTTTAAATCATTCGTGATATTCCCTAAGTCATCTTCAAACTTTGTGGTTTCATCAGAGAAATAGTTGGCATAGTTATTCTTTAAATGCGAATAGCTTGAACGCATGAGGTACAGCAAAACCCCGGCAAGTAAAATAAATGGCGCAATCATAATGAAAATGCCCTGAACCGGAAATTTGATAAAGGGTATATATTTTTCTGCCTGGTTATACCAATGCAACAGGCGTTCACCAAAAGATGGTTTGGCGGGTTTGGTTTCAAATGCAGACTTCGAAGTGAGGGATGAGTATGATCCAAGATCTGAAAATGACCCGTATTTTAGTGCGTTATTTTCCTGCATAAAAAGCTGGTAAATCGGTTCAAGAAATCCCTCATCGGATTGTTTATTCTTTGCTTCATCTTCAAAATATACATGGCCATCGGCACTTAAATAGACAAGTTTTCCTACATGGTTAAAACCCTGCCATGAGTAGGGGACTTTAGAAACCAAATCAAGTTTGTTTACCACACGCAGCGTAACCGAACCAAGTGTCTTTTTGGGATCGGACTTGAGTTGAAAATTCTCATATGAATCAGCAGTTGACAAAAAACTGGAACGCGGGGCGCCAAAGGTGACAACTTCGGTTATATCATACTCAGGAGCTAATTCCAGTGCGGCGACATGGGCAATTGCACCCCCGAGGGAATGTCCGAAAATAGCGATGCTGCTAAATTTATCCTTATTTTCATTGAGCCAGTTCTGTACCTCTTTACGTACACTCCGCCATGAATGCCCGAAGCCGAAATGTACGATAGGCCGATACCACGGGATAAAAAGCAAATCTACGGTGGCATCGCGTAAAATATCGGGCCATGAATCAGTTCCGCGAAATGCGATATACGCTTTTTGATCGCGCACGCAACACAAACCTTGTGTACCCACCCAACTGTTTAGTGGAAAAAAATCTGTAAAATTGTGATCAGCCAGGTATTTCTCGGCAACCTTGCTATGACTGTAAGCTATATAACTGAGCCGCAGTCCTTCCCTGATTTTCGAAATCTTTTCTTGATGGAGCTTTTTTTGCTGTTCTTCAAGCTCTTTCTGTTTCTCAGCAGCCTTCTTTTTTAGTTCTTCCTCTCGTTTTTTCTTCTGATCAAGCAGATATTTGGCGCTAATAATTTCCATAAATCCCCCGCGATTTTGGAATCAGGTTGTCGTTTAAAAGCTCGGTTTGTCAGGTTTTAAAGCGTCGGATGAAAACTTCTAAGGATAAGCCAAAATGAAACAACCTCTTGACGTGCCAACGCCTGATGTAATTATTATCAATTTCCTTCAAATATTCCAATTCTAAATGGAAGATTTCTGGCTGTTCATCCTAAACCAGAACTACGCTTTTGAAGGTGTATATTTGATCGCTTTGAAAATAACGATTAATAAGTAAACCAAATAAACACCAATATTAACGATTCCTATCCTGATGATTTGGGCCAGGTCTATCTCTCCTGAATATGGATCTAACTCAGTCATAACAAAATACGTCATGAGTAAACTGATTAAAGCAAAAACTCCCAACGTAAAACAAAGCCACATGTGTGTTCTTAAATTTTTCATACTAGTCTTGATGTAGAAGTTAGAAGCCCGAGTTTTGAAGCGTAGAGGGCCAACGGATCATATAAATGTGTGAAAAGAAGCAGTTGCAGGCAAGCCTGAATGATAGATGAATTCTTGCATATACATTAACCAAAGGAGTCAGTTTTTAGCCATCAGTGCTATTTTTTTAATTAAACGACTGACGGAAACCGGAAGGAGAGAGGTTGGTTTTGCTTTTGAATAATTTGCTGAAAGACTGCGAATGTTCAAATCCCAATTCGTAAGCAATTTCGGTAATCGACAAATCCGTCGTGGAGAGTTTTTCTTTGGCTTTTTCGATCAGCTTGTTGTGGATATGCTGCTGGGTGGTTTGACCGGTTAACACCTTGAGCAGCGAGCTCAGGTAATTTGGGGAAAGGTGCAGTTCATCCGCTATTTGTTGAACAGTTGGCAGGCCTTTGGTTATCAGGTCATCACTATCAAAATAATCCGCCAGTATCTGTTCTAATTGATCAAGCACCTGGTGATTACTTTTCTTCCTTGTGAGAAACTGTCGATGATAAAACCGTTGTCCATAATTGAGCAAAGTTTCCACCTGTGAGACAATAATTTGCTGGGAAAACGAATCAATATTGCCGTGATATTCCTGCCGGATGTTTTCAATAATACCCAGCATGGTGGCTTCTTCTTTTTTGGAGAGAAAAAGCGCCTCATTTACGGAATAATCAAAAAAATCATATTCTTTCATCTTTGCGGCCAGATGTGTATTCCACACAAAATCAGGATGAATAAGCAGCATCCACCCGGATCGTTCGGGCGAATCTTCAGGATTTCCGGCAATACTAAATACCTGTTGCGGAGCAATGAAAAACATCACTCCTTCATCAAAATCGTATTCCTGTTGACCATATTTGAAAATGCCGTTCACCTTCCGCTTCAGTGAAATGGAATAAAAATCGAACACCCATCCCACGCCCATCAAATCCGCATTATGTCGGATAGCGGCATAATCAACAACACTGATTAGAGGGTGTTCAGGTTCGGGCAATCCACGGGAGCGGTGAAATTCACTGATGGTTTTTATACGGTGAACACTAGCCATGTTTTTCGGTTTTATTCGGTCTGTTTACAAACATTTTATGGGTGATGGAACATTCCTACCATGCCACTTCGCCTTCATCTTTAAAAAATCCGCCGGTTTGGCCTTCTGCCGGAAGAGTGGCAAATTTGACGATCGGTCTCGCTCCTTCCTCTACTGTTTTTGATCCGTTATAGTTGTTGAAATCGGTCGCGGTGTGGCCGGGTGTTACGCTGTTGATTTTAAATGGTGTGCCCCTTAATTCATAGGCCAGTGCTACAGTATACGCGTTCAATGCAGATTTTGAAATATTGTAGACAGCAAATTGTTTCACTCTGTCATATTTCTCCCAGTAAGAATCACTTTGCAGAGTCAGTGATCCCAGTTCGCTGGACACATTCACAATTCGCGGTGCTTCCGACTTTTTCAGCAGAGGCAAAAAAGCCTGGGTCGTACGGATGACGCCATGCACATTCGTATCAAATACATGTTTAATATTTTCAATGGATACCTCAGAGGGGATTTGTGGTAAATCACCCAGGATTCCTGCGTTATTAATCAGCACATCCAGCGACTCGATTTTTGATGCTAAAACCTTTGCGGACTGCTGAACAGACTCCGGATCTGATACGTCTATCCCCAGGCTTTCGGTTTGTGTAAATCCTGCTTCATGCAGTTTTTTTACGGCGTCGTCTCCTTTGGATTTATTCCGGCTTCCCACATATACAAAATATCCGGCTTCAGCCATCTGTTTTGCGGTTTCGAAGCCAATGCTTCTGTTGGCACCTGTAATTAATACGGTTTTCATTTTCCTATTCTTAATTTTTTATGATTTGTGATAAACGGCGGCAAAATCTTTTGCGAAATCTGTAAGCTTCACATTACCCAATTCGGGTTTATTTTGATTGTAATCTGCATACAACTCATTTCGTCTGCCGGCATTCATTTCAGTGAGCCCTTTGGCTGCCTGGGGACTAAATCCAACATCGAGTAAACCATTTTCAAATTGCTCATCGGAAATAACGGTCCATGTCAGATCCGGTATACCAATCGCTTCACCCAGAGTTATTGCAACTTCATTGGGTGAGGCTTCATCACTGGCAATGTATCGGATAGTCCGGCCTTCAAAAGGTGTATCCATTTCTTCGGAAATGACAGCAGCAATATCCAACGGAGATACCCAGGGTTCTTTTTCAACTCCACCATAATTTTGGATGATGGTTCTCTGCGCTTTGATCGTTGGAATGAACGCATACATATTGTAGTAAAATCCCACCGGCCGCATGAATTTTATGGATACATTTTCCGGCAGATCCCGGAGAATGTTTTCAACATGATGATGAACATTCAGCATTCCGTTTCCTTCATCTGTATGAGCACCAATACTGCTGAGGTGAACCACTTTTTGCACACCGGATTTCTGAACGGCCTGCTTATAATTTTCAGCAATGTCAGTCCAGAACGTTTTCATATCCTGGTTTTCATCCCGGAAATTGACGGGTGGTTCCATAAGATAAACGACATCAGCACCAGTAAAAGTTTTTGTGAGAAAATCCCGATCTTCGATGTTCCCAATAGCCGGATTTGCACCCAGTTTTTCAATCTCATCTTTCCGTTCCGGACTGCTGCTGATTACGGTTACCGTATGATTTTTCTCAAGCAGTTTTTGTGTAAGCGGTTGACCAATCCGGCCCAACGAACCTGTTAAAACAATATTCATCGTCTTTTCCTTTTTGTCTGCGGTTAAAAATTATTTAAGCAAAAAGGTACCGGTTCAGAAAAAGAAGCTCGTAGCCTGATTCTTCTTTCTCGTAGCCGAAACAGAGATGGGATGCGGGAAGGGATAAACAGAACACTGGGATTCAGAAAAGAATACGTCAGCTTAGAGTTTTGCTTGAACGCCTTTAAATTTAATTCATATATCAACCACAAAATGAATCATTCGCAATTCTTTTGAAAAACAAAATTTACAAGTTAGCCTCCGATCAAATATATTCATTGCGGTAAAATATTGGATATCAAAAAATAAGATACTGAGTTCTTATGGAGTTTCTTCCTGCCATCATTGGGATTGTGGTTTTAGTACTATTGGTTACCTGGCTAAAATTGGATGCATTCATCTCATTTATGCTGGTTTGTCTGCTGGTTGGCGTGATGGGAGGATTGTCCATCGCAGATACTGTTGATGCTATTGAAAGAGGAATCGGTAATACGCTTGGCGGACTCGTGATTATCCTGGGGTTTGGCGCCATGCTTGGAAAACTGGTGGCCGAAAGTGGGGCGGCAAATAAAATCACAAATAGCCTGGTGAGCAAATTCGGGAGAGAACGGATTCAGATTGCCCTGATTATTACCGGTTTTATCGTGGGGATCCCGATGTTCTATACCGTCGGGTTTGTGATTCTGGTTCCGCTGGTCATTGCTATCGCTTATAATACCAAATTGCCGTTGTTGTATGTGGGTTTGCCCATGCTGGCTTCTCTTTCGGTAACTCATGGATTTCTTCCGCCGCATCCCGCTCCCACAGCTATTGCAGATGTCTATAGGGCAGATTTGGGACTCACGCTTATTTATGGAATACTTGCTGGTATACCGGCTATTCTAACGGCAAAGTTTGCGCTTAAAAAAACGATGATGCGGATACAACCGGAGTTAAATCGTGAATATATTGTGGAGGAAAATCATGATTACCCGGTTCCCTCTTTGGGAATTTGCCTGCTCATTGCCTTAATGCCGGTAGTATTTATAGGAGGAGCCTCTTTGCTACAGGCGTTAATCGGGGAAAGCAGAGTACTGACGGCTTTGGGAAATCCGTCCCTGGCAATGCTTTTATCGGTTCTTGCCGGGATCTATTTTCTTGGAATCCGCACCGGACGGAAAATGAAGGAAGTGATGAGCTATCTTTCCAGTGCAATCGCCAGCATAGCTGTTGTATTGTTGATTATTGCGGGGGCGGGGGCATTCAAAGAAGTGATGGTGAGTACCAATATTAGCGAGGCATTGGGCCAGGCTTTGGGGAATCTGGGGATGTCGCCGATTGTACTGGCGTGGCTTATTGCCGCGATTATCAGGGTAAGTGTGGGGTCGGCAACAGTGGCAGCCTTAACCGCAGCCAGTATTATGGCCCCGATGATTGGAAATACGACTGTAGCTCCTGAACTGCTGGTTTTGGCCACCGGTGCCGGAAGCATCTTTTTCTCGCATATTAATGATGGCGGTTTCTGGCTGTTTAAAGAATATTTTAATGTAAGTATCAAAGAAACCCTGCTTTCGTGGACTCTGATGGAAACAATCGTGTCTGTAGTGGGGCTGTTAGCAGTATTATTAATAAACTTTATAGTCTGATTATTTATGAACCTTGAAGAACGAATCAAAGAACTGAACCTGGAATTACCACCCGCTCCGCCTGCCGGAGGTGTTTATCATCCTGTTTTAATGATTGACAAAATGCTGTATGTATCGGGACAGGGACCGGCTCAAAAGGATGCCAGCCTGATTACCGGAAAGCTTGGCAAAGACCTGACTACCAACGAAGGATACGCAGCAGCGCGCCAGGTGGGATTAACCATGCTCTCTACCATGCAAGAACAAATCGGCGATTTGAGTAAAATTAAACGGATCGTAAAAACTCTTGGAATGGTGAACAGTACGCAGGATTTTCATGAACAGCCGCAGGTTATCAACGGTTTTAGTGAACTTTTTGCTGAACTGCTGGGTGATGAATACGGAAAAGGTGCACGAAGTGCCGTTGGAATGATTTTGCCCGGAAATATTGCCGTAGAAGTGGAAGCCATATTTGAACTTCATTGATGATGAACTATTGGTTTGAGATAAAAAATGAAAACCAGATTTTGAGTCCGGCCCTTCTTTTTTACCCGGACCGAATCCGGAAAAATATTCAAAAAATGATCGGGGTCGCCGGATCGCCCGACCGGCTGAGACCGCATATCAAAACCTACAAATGCCGTGAAATTGTGGAGATGCAGAGGGAAGTCGGTATCCACAAATTTAAATGCTCCACATTGGCAGAAGCCCAAATGATGGGAGAATGTGGTGCACCAGATGTATTACTGGCGTATCCGCTGATTGGGCCAAATCAGAAGAGATTCATCCAATTGACGGAGCAGTATCCGGAAACGACTTTTTCTACGCTGATCGATCATCCGGATCAGGTAAAACAATGGAAAACACACCTGAAACAGCCGCTGAATATTTTTATAGATCTGGATGTTGGAATGCATCGCACCGGCGTAAAAATCAGTAATTTGAA
It encodes:
- a CDS encoding helix-turn-helix domain-containing protein is translated as MASVHRIKTISEFHRSRGLPEPEHPLISVVDYAAIRHNADLMGVGWVFDFYSISLKRKVNGIFKYGQQEYDFDEGVMFFIAPQQVFSIAGNPEDSPERSGWMLLIHPDFVWNTHLAAKMKEYDFFDYSVNEALFLSKKEEATMLGIIENIRQEYHGNIDSFSQQIIVSQVETLLNYGQRFYHRQFLTRKKSNHQVLDQLEQILADYFDSDDLITKGLPTVQQIADELHLSPNYLSSLLKVLTGQTTQQHIHNKLIEKAKEKLSTTDLSITEIAYELGFEHSQSFSKLFKSKTNLSPSGFRQSFN
- a CDS encoding RidA family protein, translating into MNLEERIKELNLELPPAPPAGGVYHPVLMIDKMLYVSGQGPAQKDASLITGKLGKDLTTNEGYAAARQVGLTMLSTMQEQIGDLSKIKRIVKTLGMVNSTQDFHEQPQVINGFSELFAELLGDEYGKGARSAVGMILPGNIAVEVEAIFELH
- a CDS encoding gluconate:H+ symporter → MEFLPAIIGIVVLVLLVTWLKLDAFISFMLVCLLVGVMGGLSIADTVDAIERGIGNTLGGLVIILGFGAMLGKLVAESGAANKITNSLVSKFGRERIQIALIITGFIVGIPMFYTVGFVILVPLVIAIAYNTKLPLLYVGLPMLASLSVTHGFLPPHPAPTAIADVYRADLGLTLIYGILAGIPAILTAKFALKKTMMRIQPELNREYIVEENHDYPVPSLGICLLIALMPVVFIGGASLLQALIGESRVLTALGNPSLAMLLSVLAGIYFLGIRTGRKMKEVMSYLSSAIASIAVVLLIIAGAGAFKEVMVSTNISEALGQALGNLGMSPIVLAWLIAAIIRVSVGSATVAALTAASIMAPMIGNTTVAPELLVLATGAGSIFFSHINDGGFWLFKEYFNVSIKETLLSWTLMETIVSVVGLLAVLLINFIV
- a CDS encoding NAD(P)H-binding protein, producing the protein MNIVLTGSLGRIGQPLTQKLLEKNHTVTVISSSPERKDEIEKLGANPAIGNIEDRDFLTKTFTGADVVYLMEPPVNFRDENQDMKTFWTDIAENYKQAVQKSGVQKVVHLSSIGAHTDEGNGMLNVHHHVENILRDLPENVSIKFMRPVGFYYNMYAFIPTIKAQRTIIQNYGGVEKEPWVSPLDIAAVISEEMDTPFEGRTIRYIASDEASPNEVAITLGEAIGIPDLTWTVISDEQFENGLLDVGFSPQAAKGLTEMNAGRRNELYADYNQNKPELGNVKLTDFAKDFAAVYHKS
- a CDS encoding lipase family protein, which codes for MEIISAKYLLDQKKKREEELKKKAAEKQKELEEQQKKLHQEKISKIREGLRLSYIAYSHSKVAEKYLADHNFTDFFPLNSWVGTQGLCCVRDQKAYIAFRGTDSWPDILRDATVDLLFIPWYRPIVHFGFGHSWRSVRKEVQNWLNENKDKFSSIAIFGHSLGGAIAHVAALELAPEYDITEVVTFGAPRSSFLSTADSYENFQLKSDPKKTLGSVTLRVVNKLDLVSKVPYSWQGFNHVGKLVYLSADGHVYFEDEAKNKQSDEGFLEPIYQLFMQENNALKYGSFSDLGSYSSLTSKSAFETKPAKPSFGERLLHWYNQAEKYIPFIKFPVQGIFIMIAPFILLAGVLLYLMRSSYSHLKNNYANYFSDETTKFEDDLGNITNDLKIPDPPLFVTITGWFFKGAIALVLILGIPYLCYWLFTRWTWPILLKWLQG
- a CDS encoding SDR family oxidoreductase; its protein translation is MKTVLITGANRSIGFETAKQMAEAGYFVYVGSRNKSKGDDAVKKLHEAGFTQTESLGIDVSDPESVQQSAKVLASKIESLDVLINNAGILGDLPQIPSEVSIENIKHVFDTNVHGVIRTTQAFLPLLKKSEAPRIVNVSSELGSLTLQSDSYWEKYDRVKQFAVYNISKSALNAYTVALAYELRGTPFKINSVTPGHTATDFNNYNGSKTVEEGARPIVKFATLPAEGQTGGFFKDEGEVAW